The Spirosoma foliorum genome has a window encoding:
- a CDS encoding quinone oxidoreductase family protein encodes MKTIDESGVVRISRQGSPAVFEYISETVVAPKEYEVLISQKAIALNFVDVLFRNGSFPLNKLPATLGVEASGIVEAVGSRVTEWKIGDRVAYYFSLGAYAEKRLIHQDQLIRLPVDVSFDEAASLLAKGLTARMLVKEAYSIQAGDTILVHAAAGGVGSLVSRWAKSLGATVIGTVGVASKKALVQSQGVDLVIALDSEDTIEKVNSFTKDQGVQAVFDGVGKATFGISAQVVQKRGTVVLYGGASGTPQIDTAYLAAKEINLVRPTLSQYLPDKQSLDTAVEELFEAFRRGVFGEIKPTSYSLTDVAKAHQDLEAGLTTGSIIFHP; translated from the coding sequence ATGAAAACAATAGACGAAAGTGGGGTTGTTCGCATCAGCAGGCAAGGGTCGCCCGCTGTATTCGAGTATATCAGCGAAACCGTTGTTGCCCCCAAAGAATATGAAGTCTTAATCAGCCAGAAAGCTATAGCACTCAATTTTGTTGATGTCCTGTTCAGAAATGGCAGCTTTCCGCTTAACAAGCTCCCGGCCACCCTCGGTGTAGAAGCTTCGGGGATTGTTGAAGCCGTCGGTAGCCGTGTCACTGAGTGGAAAATAGGCGACCGGGTTGCTTATTACTTTTCTCTGGGTGCGTACGCAGAAAAGCGACTAATTCATCAGGACCAGTTGATCCGATTACCCGTAGATGTATCCTTTGACGAAGCTGCTTCGTTACTGGCGAAAGGCCTTACAGCCCGGATGTTGGTTAAAGAGGCTTATTCAATACAAGCCGGTGATACCATTCTGGTTCATGCCGCAGCGGGCGGAGTTGGGTCTCTCGTCAGCAGATGGGCCAAATCGTTAGGAGCTACTGTCATCGGCACGGTAGGCGTTGCGTCAAAAAAAGCTCTGGTACAAAGCCAGGGCGTAGACCTGGTCATTGCGCTCGATTCGGAGGATACGATTGAGAAAGTCAATTCCTTCACAAAAGACCAGGGAGTTCAGGCGGTATTTGATGGAGTAGGCAAAGCGACTTTCGGCATATCAGCTCAAGTCGTACAAAAAAGGGGCACTGTTGTTCTGTATGGCGGTGCGTCTGGTACACCCCAAATTGACACCGCTTATCTCGCAGCCAAAGAAATTAACCTTGTTCGCCCAACTCTTAGCCAATATCTGCCCGACAAACAAAGTCTGGATACAGCGGTCGAAGAGTTATTTGAGGCTTTTCGTCGGGGCGTGTTTGGGGAGATTAAGCCTACTAGTTATTCCTTAACGGATGTAGCCAAAGCCCATCAGGATCTGGAAGCGGGCCTAACAACCGGTTCAATTATATTTCACCCTTAA
- a CDS encoding Crp/Fnr family transcriptional regulator, which produces MNTPSMTIYGPLFDYIESKSSLILSDSEKELIKKTFKERHVRKRQYLLQEGDVCKYMAFIVNGAGRMYTIKENSQESIIRLAIESWWLGDYESYNLQTPSLYNIDMTEDSDVLLVTNEGLQELLNVVPAIDRMIREIDRKGTIATQKRLQSSISLDAEERYELLVKTYPEFIRRFPQSMIASYLGISPETLSRIRKKQYTGKD; this is translated from the coding sequence ATGAATACGCCTTCTATGACTATTTACGGACCACTTTTTGACTACATTGAATCTAAATCCTCACTTATACTAAGCGATTCAGAAAAAGAGCTGATCAAAAAAACGTTTAAAGAAAGACACGTAAGAAAGCGTCAGTATTTGTTGCAGGAAGGAGACGTCTGTAAGTACATGGCCTTTATCGTCAATGGGGCCGGGAGAATGTATACGATAAAAGAAAATAGCCAGGAATCGATTATTCGACTGGCTATTGAATCGTGGTGGCTGGGCGACTATGAGAGTTACAACCTACAGACACCATCGCTTTACAATATCGATATGACAGAAGACTCGGATGTTCTTCTGGTGACCAATGAAGGTTTGCAGGAGTTGCTGAACGTGGTGCCTGCCATTGATCGGATGATTCGGGAAATTGACCGGAAAGGAACCATTGCTACTCAGAAGCGGCTTCAATCGTCGATTAGCCTCGATGCAGAAGAGCGATATGAGTTGTTGGTCAAAACATATCCTGAGTTTATCCGACGCTTTCCACAAAGTATGATTGCGTCCTACCTGGGCATATCGCCCGAGACCCTAAGCCGCATCCGGAAAAAACAGTACACGGGTAAGGATTAA
- a CDS encoding class I SAM-dependent methyltransferase: protein MSQVELFERERATNYNQFVEAWIPNYQYFLDRLPNLLREATSKNLLVVGCGTGNEINRFTQASEHWDITGIDPSPDMLNQAHEKLHAYQNVTLVEGLVSDLDPAQKYGAATLLLVLHFLDDQGNKLSLLKDIAERLEPGALLVMLDITGDKKQIKQNLAILRLLLPNDLDDDQVTNRLNRIENELYPVSETRLADLCLEAGFESPLRFFQSAIYMGWLTRKN from the coding sequence ATGAGCCAAGTAGAATTATTTGAACGAGAAAGAGCGACCAACTATAATCAATTTGTCGAAGCCTGGATACCCAACTATCAATATTTTCTAGATCGTTTGCCCAACTTGTTGCGTGAAGCGACCTCTAAAAACTTGCTGGTCGTAGGCTGCGGAACGGGCAACGAAATAAACCGATTTACTCAGGCGTCTGAGCATTGGGACATAACGGGTATAGACCCTTCTCCTGATATGCTGAATCAGGCCCATGAAAAATTACACGCTTATCAGAACGTTACCCTGGTTGAAGGCTTGGTATCAGACCTTGATCCGGCCCAAAAATATGGAGCAGCTACCCTTTTATTGGTCCTGCATTTCCTTGACGATCAGGGCAATAAACTAAGCTTACTCAAAGACATTGCCGAACGTCTAGAACCGGGTGCGTTATTGGTCATGCTGGATATTACGGGCGATAAAAAGCAGATCAAGCAAAATCTAGCCATTCTTCGACTCCTTTTGCCGAACGATCTAGACGATGACCAAGTAACGAATCGCTTAAACCGAATAGAAAATGAGCTTTATCCGGTTTCCGAAACAAGATTGGCCGACTTGTGTTTAGAAGCTGGTTTTGAATCACCGCTACGCTTCTTTCAATCAGCGATATACATGGGTTGGCTGACAAGAAAGAATTAG
- a CDS encoding cytochrome-c peroxidase produces the protein MKVKITILVTSIALLVMAFFFSANQKASLFKVPAQFPTPVYPFDKNPLTEAGIELGKALFYDPLLSKNNSISCGSCHQQASGFTHPGQALSRGINDLSTKRNAMPLVNLAWSSHFGWDGSVHDLDLFPMVPIQNEAEMNESLPNILAKLRQKRDYPILFTKAFGSPDITSERLLKALSQFMLTMVSANSRYDRAVRNEGAKFTPAERAGWILVERKCSGCHPEPLFTDFSFRNNGLSSTANDDQGHFDITLKNDDRYTFKVPTLRNVAVTAPYMHDGRFATLEEVVAHYGSGVQHGETLDYLLKKDRETGILGISLTPTEQADIVAFLRTLTDDSFLQDCQFAESSIPAKSVINSRDK, from the coding sequence ATGAAGGTAAAAATTACGATACTCGTTACGTCAATCGCGTTGCTGGTAATGGCGTTTTTCTTTTCAGCGAATCAGAAAGCGTCCCTTTTTAAGGTGCCAGCCCAGTTCCCAACCCCTGTTTATCCATTTGACAAAAACCCGTTGACCGAAGCGGGTATTGAGTTAGGTAAAGCCTTGTTTTACGATCCTCTCCTTTCGAAAAACAATTCCATCAGTTGCGGCAGTTGCCACCAACAGGCATCGGGCTTTACGCATCCGGGCCAGGCGCTTAGTCGAGGCATCAACGATTTATCGACCAAACGGAACGCAATGCCTCTGGTCAACCTGGCCTGGTCGAGTCATTTTGGCTGGGATGGTAGTGTCCATGATCTGGATTTGTTTCCGATGGTGCCCATTCAGAATGAAGCCGAAATGAATGAGTCATTGCCCAACATTCTGGCTAAACTGCGCCAAAAGCGCGATTATCCGATACTGTTTACGAAGGCGTTTGGAAGCCCCGACATCACAAGCGAGCGGCTTTTAAAAGCACTCTCACAGTTTATGCTCACTATGGTGTCGGCCAATTCACGTTACGATCGAGCCGTACGGAACGAAGGGGCGAAGTTCACCCCTGCTGAGCGGGCAGGCTGGATATTGGTAGAGCGGAAATGCAGCGGTTGCCATCCAGAGCCATTGTTCACGGATTTCTCGTTTCGCAACAACGGTCTTTCCAGTACGGCAAACGACGATCAGGGGCACTTCGATATTACCTTAAAAAATGACGATCGCTATACGTTTAAGGTGCCTACACTGCGCAATGTAGCCGTAACCGCACCCTACATGCACGACGGTCGATTTGCTACTTTAGAAGAAGTCGTAGCCCACTATGGTTCGGGCGTCCAGCATGGCGAAACCCTTGACTACCTCCTGAAAAAAGACCGCGAAACGGGCATTCTAGGCATTTCGCTCACACCCACCGAACAGGCCGACATCGTAGCCTTTCTGCGTACCCTAACCGACGACTCGTTTCTGCAAGACTGCCAGTTTGCCGAATCCAGTATACCTGCGAAGTCTGTGATTAATTCAAGGGATAAATAA
- a CDS encoding nuclear transport factor 2 family protein has protein sequence MDLSATLLENSLLVIWNDRNAENRLEAMKAIYAADIVFYETNEGPAITGYSAINEVISGLQVQWPSEFQFELTSPAKVNHQVQHISWRLGIPGQPMVASGMDVALIDNHKIKSLHLFLDTPENA, from the coding sequence ATGGACCTATCAGCAACACTTTTGGAAAACAGTCTGCTCGTCATTTGGAATGACCGGAACGCAGAAAATAGATTAGAAGCAATGAAAGCGATTTATGCCGCCGATATTGTCTTTTACGAAACAAACGAAGGTCCCGCAATTACCGGTTACTCGGCCATCAATGAGGTGATTTCAGGATTACAGGTCCAATGGCCATCAGAATTCCAATTTGAATTGACCAGCCCAGCTAAAGTGAACCATCAGGTGCAACATATCTCCTGGCGGCTTGGCATTCCGGGTCAACCTATGGTCGCTTCTGGAATGGATGTTGCCCTTATTGATAATCACAAAATAAAGTCGCTTCACCTTTTTTTAGACACTCCGGAAAACGCCTAG